A genomic stretch from Campylobacter lari subsp. concheus includes:
- a CDS encoding triose-phosphate isomerase, which translates to MIFAANLKCNHTRSSFELYAQKLNQNLNKEDEIFIFPPSIAFLKDNFSFQQGAQNFYPCQNGAYTGEIGQIHLEEFNIKSVLIGHSERRALSEDESFLKAKFDFAKNLDFNIIYCIGESLETKNADKSLDFLKKQIENIDLSYKKLIIAYEPIYSIGTGVSANLDDINTILNFLRKFTNAKLLYGGSVNQSNVKEICALKNCDGVLIGSAALNANDFLNMIQIAKG; encoded by the coding sequence ATGATTTTTGCGGCAAATTTAAAGTGCAATCATACAAGATCAAGCTTTGAACTTTACGCTCAAAAATTAAACCAAAACTTAAACAAAGAAGATGAAATTTTCATCTTCCCTCCTAGTATAGCTTTCTTAAAAGACAATTTTTCATTTCAACAAGGCGCGCAGAATTTCTACCCTTGCCAAAATGGAGCATATACCGGAGAAATAGGTCAAATTCACTTAGAAGAATTTAACATCAAAAGTGTTTTAATAGGCCATTCTGAAAGAAGAGCTTTAAGTGAAGATGAAAGCTTTTTAAAGGCGAAATTTGACTTTGCAAAAAATCTTGATTTTAATATCATTTATTGCATAGGCGAAAGTTTGGAAACTAAAAATGCCGACAAAAGCTTGGATTTTTTAAAAAAACAAATTGAAAATATTGATTTATCTTATAAAAAACTTATCATAGCTTATGAACCTATTTATTCTATAGGCACTGGAGTTAGTGCTAATCTTGATGATATTAATACCATACTTAATTTTTTAAGAAAATTTACTAATGCTAAGCTTTTATATGGTGGAAGTGTTAATCAAAGCAATGTTAAAGAAATTTGTGCTTTAAAAAATTGTGATGGAGTATTGATAGGCTCAGCTGCATTAAATGCAAATGATTTTTTAAATATGATACAAATAGCTAAAGGTTAA
- a CDS encoding hydrogenase small subunit, whose translation MSLDNEELKSILEHKITLLENSHKEEKNISLEAVNSIIKILGLPNDFSPLAYRYFQLHTPPSLIWLHLSECTGCSESLLRTSLPDFLDLIFDFISLEYHETFMSASGHQAESHLEEVLEKKDFLLAVEGGVCAIDPFYLTIGAHGENGYEILQKCAKNAKTIFAMGTCSSYGGIQAAHPNPTKSIGISKVLEEKVINIPGCPPSDVNIIAALCFYILFEQDMALDEQNRPLAFYGKCLHDLCERKAKFEAGNFAQSFDDENIKQGYCLFKVGCKGPYAYNNCPKVKFNSKTSWPVAAGHGCIACSEENFWDDFGFYEKPMSNEFAYNDFSIILDNKIIVHNSSINELNSNNILLDLESDTSGIFYQNDTKINFLDFSFEANPKVFLNNFAKTKMAMTLVQNYQEQFKTYYDFIQENYDNESKTSNNILDLFYFIYPFISGKKLNHLNEFLDLALAYKFKHPSKFDFKITINEQVKLDVSKSMRMPLIYILGGLDKEGIAFGLIFSLKEHLKQALKACKKIHNKEQILICAKNEKLLKLFWDLTSI comes from the coding sequence ATGTCTTTGGACAATGAAGAGTTAAAAAGCATATTAGAACATAAAATCACTCTATTAGAAAACTCACACAAAGAAGAAAAAAATATCTCATTAGAGGCTGTAAATTCTATCATTAAAATTTTAGGTTTACCAAATGACTTTAGCCCTTTGGCGTATAGATATTTTCAACTTCACACCCCGCCCAGTCTCATATGGCTTCATTTAAGTGAATGCACAGGGTGTAGCGAGAGCTTACTTAGAACTTCATTGCCTGATTTTTTAGATTTAATTTTTGATTTTATTTCCTTAGAGTATCATGAAACCTTTATGAGCGCAAGCGGACATCAAGCAGAATCGCATTTAGAGGAAGTTTTAGAAAAAAAAGATTTTCTTTTAGCTGTTGAAGGTGGAGTTTGTGCTATAGATCCTTTTTATCTAACTATAGGAGCACATGGTGAAAATGGATATGAAATTTTACAAAAATGTGCCAAAAATGCCAAAACAATCTTTGCCATGGGAACTTGCTCAAGCTATGGAGGAATTCAAGCTGCACATCCAAATCCCACCAAAAGCATAGGAATTTCTAAAGTCTTAGAAGAAAAAGTGATCAATATACCAGGTTGTCCCCCAAGTGATGTAAATATCATCGCAGCACTTTGTTTTTACATATTATTTGAGCAGGATATGGCTTTAGATGAGCAAAATAGACCTTTAGCCTTTTATGGTAAATGCTTGCATGATTTATGCGAAAGAAAAGCTAAATTTGAAGCAGGAAATTTTGCTCAGAGTTTTGATGATGAAAATATAAAACAAGGTTATTGTCTTTTTAAAGTAGGTTGCAAAGGACCTTATGCTTACAATAATTGTCCTAAGGTTAAATTTAACTCCAAAACATCTTGGCCAGTAGCTGCAGGACATGGATGCATTGCTTGTAGTGAAGAAAATTTTTGGGATGATTTTGGTTTTTATGAAAAACCTATGAGTAATGAATTTGCTTATAATGATTTTTCTATTATATTAGATAATAAAATAATAGTACATAATAGTTCTATCAATGAGCTTAATTCAAATAATATTTTACTAGATTTAGAAAGTGATACTAGTGGGATTTTTTATCAAAATGATACAAAGATTAATTTTTTAGATTTTAGTTTTGAAGCTAATCCTAAAGTTTTCTTAAATAATTTCGCAAAAACCAAAATGGCTATGACTTTAGTGCAAAATTACCAAGAGCAATTTAAAACATATTATGATTTTATACAAGAAAATTACGATAATGAAAGCAAAACTAGCAATAATATCTTAGACTTATTTTATTTTATATATCCATTTATAAGTGGAAAAAAATTAAACCATTTAAATGAGTTTTTAGATCTTGCTCTAGCTTATAAGTTTAAACATCCTAGCAAATTTGATTTTAAAATCACAATTAATGAACAAGTAAAACTTGATGTTTCTAAATCAATGCGTATGCCTTTAATTTATATTCTAGGTGGCTTAGATAAAGAAGGTATTGCTTTTGGATTGATTTTTTCTTTGAAAGAACATTTAAAACAAGCTCTAAAAGCATGCAAAAAGATACACAACAAAGAGCAAATTTTAATATGTGCAAAAAACGAAAAATTATTAAAATTATTTTGGGATTTAACGAGTATTTAA
- a CDS encoding tetratricopeptide repeat protein, with the protein MDNLITELSDLAKEYFENSEFEKCDEVLSELIAFCKGEVTLAQDGKMIFIDDEDKHRLLLEAYHNRALCKFNCLKFQEALKDATIAVEFDPSNVFLFNLLGLCNFKLDLLQEAILAFNKTIALDNAYYLAYFNRARVYILLDEQTKALKDLQTCIDLAPEYYMAYYTRAITLLSVDPKQALIDFKKSQDLGFESSQIFYYQGVACENLENYQKAIEFFTQMIEQDESFADAYYKRANNKRKVDDLEGALQDCLKSIELDNENAMAYLILGHIYKDLEKIELSIDAFKKSIDLDENLQYPCFALARVLYDLKDYEQALKYYDKTIELYEEYAQAYINRGNTKINLKMIEEAIEDFDLAAKYYQERERKHDFTPSELAELEHAVPYGFYHLGNSLYEIDKYDEALISYEKALRYQKEYPDVFFNRAYLKSDLEKYEEALEDSELAAKYYKKQNNTQDYVNSLSQRAWIKSKLERFQEAMDEYNELIKTYKDYIDLKDVLFERAYCAKELESYEELIAYCNAAHKVDKNNFKLYFWRGIAKYNLSLEEEAIEDLNKALKIDKNHNGVKYYKGLCYEDLYMFEEAIKCYDSVILSNEEDDESYFHRAKCKRNLEKYNEALKDINECLKIIDDVGEYWIEKAQILSFLGKYDESFKAAKKASELEPKSYECYHFMGAVKVYSQDFKEAIKYLNMALNLDESQNWTHYYKAECLRNLGDFHDALQCYEDCLKITKENTDALVGKIQCLEELKEYKQALECTKELLKLDEENEFALKNQNVFMQKLKQQNKKWWQIWN; encoded by the coding sequence TTGGATAATCTAATTACTGAGTTATCAGATTTAGCTAAAGAATATTTTGAAAATTCAGAATTTGAAAAATGTGATGAGGTTTTAAGTGAACTTATAGCTTTTTGCAAAGGCGAAGTTACGCTTGCTCAAGATGGTAAAATGATTTTTATAGATGATGAGGACAAGCATCGTTTGCTTTTAGAAGCTTACCATAATAGAGCGCTTTGTAAATTTAATTGTTTGAAATTTCAAGAAGCACTTAAAGACGCAACTATAGCTGTAGAATTTGATCCTAGCAATGTGTTTTTATTTAATCTTTTGGGTCTATGTAATTTTAAATTAGATTTATTACAAGAAGCAATTTTGGCTTTTAATAAAACTATAGCGCTAGATAATGCATATTATTTAGCATATTTTAATAGGGCTAGAGTTTATATACTTTTGGATGAGCAAACAAAGGCTTTAAAAGATTTACAAACTTGTATTGATTTGGCTCCAGAATATTATATGGCTTATTATACTAGAGCCATTACTTTGCTTAGTGTTGATCCAAAACAAGCTTTGATTGATTTTAAAAAGTCTCAAGATTTAGGATTTGAATCCTCGCAGATTTTTTATTATCAAGGTGTAGCTTGTGAGAATTTGGAAAATTATCAAAAAGCTATAGAATTTTTTACTCAGATGATTGAGCAAGATGAGAGTTTTGCTGATGCATATTATAAAAGGGCTAATAATAAACGTAAAGTTGATGATTTAGAAGGAGCTTTGCAAGATTGTTTAAAATCTATTGAATTAGACAATGAAAATGCAATGGCATATTTGATTTTGGGACATATTTATAAAGATTTAGAAAAGATAGAATTATCAATAGATGCTTTTAAAAAATCAATCGATTTAGATGAAAATTTACAATATCCATGTTTTGCATTAGCTAGAGTTTTGTATGATTTAAAAGATTATGAACAAGCTTTGAAATATTATGATAAAACAATTGAGCTTTATGAAGAATACGCTCAAGCATATATTAATAGAGGTAATACTAAAATCAATCTAAAAATGATTGAAGAGGCTATAGAAGATTTTGATTTAGCAGCTAAATATTATCAAGAAAGGGAAAGAAAGCATGATTTTACTCCATCAGAATTAGCAGAACTTGAACATGCAGTTCCTTATGGTTTTTATCATTTGGGTAATAGCTTGTATGAGATAGACAAATATGATGAAGCTTTGATAAGTTATGAAAAAGCCTTGAGATATCAAAAAGAATATCCTGATGTGTTTTTTAATAGGGCTTATTTAAAATCTGATCTTGAAAAATATGAGGAAGCTTTAGAAGATAGTGAATTAGCTGCTAAATATTATAAAAAGCAAAATAATACTCAAGATTATGTTAATTCTCTTTCTCAAAGAGCTTGGATTAAAAGTAAACTTGAAAGATTTCAAGAAGCTATGGATGAATACAATGAGCTTATAAAAACATATAAAGATTATATTGATTTAAAAGATGTATTATTCGAAAGAGCATATTGTGCAAAAGAACTTGAATCTTATGAAGAATTAATAGCTTATTGTAATGCAGCACACAAGGTGGATAAAAATAATTTTAAACTTTATTTTTGGCGAGGAATTGCTAAATATAATTTAAGTTTAGAAGAAGAAGCTATAGAAGATTTAAATAAGGCTTTAAAAATTGATAAAAACCATAATGGAGTAAAGTATTATAAGGGACTTTGTTATGAAGATCTTTATATGTTTGAAGAAGCTATAAAATGTTACGATAGTGTGATTTTAAGTAATGAAGAAGATGATGAATCATATTTTCATAGAGCAAAATGTAAAAGAAATCTTGAAAAATATAATGAAGCCTTAAAAGATATCAATGAATGCTTAAAAATAATTGATGATGTTGGGGAATATTGGATAGAAAAAGCACAAATTTTAAGCTTTTTAGGAAAATATGATGAAAGCTTCAAAGCAGCAAAAAAAGCAAGTGAGCTTGAACCAAAATCATATGAATGTTATCATTTTATGGGTGCAGTTAAAGTGTATTCTCAAGATTTTAAAGAAGCTATAAAATATCTTAATATGGCTTTAAATTTAGATGAAAGTCAAAATTGGACACATTATTATAAGGCAGAGTGTTTAAGAAATTTAGGTGATTTTCATGATGCATTGCAATGTTATGAAGATTGCTTGAAGATAACAAAAGAAAATACCGATGCTTTAGTGGGAAAAATTCAGTGCTTAGAAGAGCTAAAAGAATACAAGCAAGCTTTAGAGTGTAC
- the rsfS gene encoding ribosome silencing factor gives MQERINNIVQILDDKKADLIETFDMQDKDYFVKFVVIATTMGERHALSLIDDLKTNLKSKGEEFLNIESSEEWTVLDLGDILIHLMSETYRAKYNIEEFLKSLNK, from the coding sequence ATGCAAGAAAGAATTAATAATATAGTGCAGATTTTAGATGATAAAAAAGCAGATTTAATAGAAACTTTTGATATGCAGGATAAGGATTATTTTGTTAAATTTGTGGTGATTGCTACTACTATGGGAGAAAGACATGCGCTTTCTTTGATTGATGATTTAAAAACTAATCTTAAAAGCAAGGGTGAAGAGTTTTTAAATATAGAAAGTAGTGAAGAATGGACTGTACTTGATTTAGGCGATATTTTGATTCACTTAATGAGTGAAACTTATAGAGCAAAATATAATATAGAAGAATTTTTAAAAAGTCTAAATAAATAA
- the gap gene encoding type I glyceraldehyde-3-phosphate dehydrogenase, producing the protein MAVKVAINGFGRIGRCVARIIMKRDDIELVAINDTTDIELTKYLFKYDTVHGVYDGSVENDGDDLIIDNKKIKVLKSRNVADLDFAKYGAQIVLECTGAHLTMEKCQGFLDHGVQKVIMSAPAKDKTPTYVLGVNAHEYKGENIISNASCTTNCLGPICRVLQDNFGIEKGLMTTIHAYTNGQSIIDAKARDKRRSRAAAQNIIPTSTGAAKAMKLVMPELDGKLHGQSMRVPVADVSTVDLTATLKKKVSKEEINEAFRKAAASNLKSILLVDDEERVSSDFITCSYGAIVASDLTQVICDDFVKVVAWYDNEWGYSSRLVDMAVFVAKA; encoded by the coding sequence ATGGCTGTAAAAGTTGCAATAAATGGTTTTGGACGCATTGGAAGATGTGTTGCAAGAATTATTATGAAACGCGATGATATCGAACTTGTAGCGATTAATGATACTACTGATATAGAGCTTACTAAATATCTTTTTAAATATGACACCGTTCATGGAGTATACGATGGTAGTGTTGAAAATGATGGTGATGATTTAATAATTGATAATAAAAAAATAAAAGTTTTAAAAAGCAGAAATGTAGCGGATTTAGACTTTGCAAAATATGGTGCACAAATTGTTTTAGAGTGTACTGGTGCACACTTAACTATGGAAAAATGCCAAGGATTTTTAGATCATGGAGTGCAAAAAGTTATCATGAGTGCACCTGCAAAAGATAAAACTCCAACTTATGTTTTAGGGGTAAATGCTCACGAATATAAAGGCGAAAACATCATCTCAAATGCAAGTTGTACTACTAACTGCTTGGGTCCAATTTGTAGAGTTTTGCAAGATAATTTTGGCATAGAAAAAGGTTTAATGACAACCATTCATGCCTACACAAACGGTCAAAGCATTATTGATGCAAAAGCAAGAGATAAAAGAAGATCACGCGCTGCTGCACAAAATATCATCCCTACCTCAACTGGTGCAGCAAAAGCTATGAAGCTTGTTATGCCTGAACTTGATGGAAAATTACACGGTCAAAGTATGCGTGTGCCTGTGGCTGATGTATCAACTGTGGATTTAACTGCAACTTTAAAGAAAAAAGTAAGTAAAGAAGAAATCAATGAAGCCTTTAGAAAAGCAGCTGCTAGCAATTTAAAAAGTATATTATTAGTAGATGATGAAGAAAGAGTTTCAAGTGATTTTATAACTTGCTCTTATGGCGCAATTGTAGCAAGTGATTTAACTCAAGTAATTTGTGATGATTTTGTTAAAGTGGTTGCTTGGTATGATAATGAATGGGGATATTCTTCTCGTTTAGTAGATATGGCAGTATTTGTGGCAAAGGCTTAA
- a CDS encoding dUTPase, dimeric has product MEVKDILKSMLELQQKLNDDTNGIGWENGYTKEGKLISFRRCIYMECAELIDSFAWKHWKSIHTPANWDNVRIEIVDIWHFILSLILEEYKEKQIDDKNFIAEEVSSVTFFDDFCKETSNPNEADIYGILNDIELIIHKCSGFDYDLGELLSAYFVLARKCGLNFFELYKTYIGKNILNQFRQENGYKEGAYKKTWNGTEDNEVLNQILKETLDYKEIYQKLQDAYKQIK; this is encoded by the coding sequence ATGGAAGTAAAAGATATTTTAAAAAGCATGCTAGAACTCCAGCAAAAACTAAATGATGACACTAATGGTATAGGATGGGAAAATGGCTATACGAAAGAAGGTAAATTAATTAGTTTTAGAAGATGTATTTATATGGAGTGTGCTGAGCTTATTGATTCTTTTGCTTGGAAACATTGGAAAAGCATACACACTCCTGCAAACTGGGACAATGTGCGCATTGAAATAGTAGATATATGGCATTTTATTTTAAGTTTAATTTTAGAAGAGTACAAAGAAAAACAAATAGATGATAAAAATTTCATAGCAGAAGAAGTTTCTTCTGTAACTTTTTTTGATGACTTTTGCAAAGAAACTTCCAATCCAAATGAAGCAGATATCTATGGAATTTTAAATGATATTGAGCTTATTATCCATAAATGCAGTGGTTTTGATTATGATTTAGGTGAACTCTTGAGTGCATATTTTGTTTTAGCTAGAAAATGTGGTTTAAATTTCTTTGAGCTTTATAAAACCTATATTGGAAAAAATATATTAAATCAATTCAGACAAGAAAACGGCTACAAAGAAGGCGCTTATAAAAAAACTTGGAATGGCACAGAAGATAACGAAGTTTTAAATCAAATTTTAAAAGAAACACTAGATTATAAAGAAATCTATCAAAAACTTCAAGATGCTTATAAGCAAATTAAATGA
- a CDS encoding phosphoglycerate kinase: MSSILSIKDIDLAKKKVFIRCDFNVPQDEFLNITDDRRIRSAIPTIRYCLDNGCAVILASHLGRPKEIASKYSLEPVAKRLARLMAKDVIMAKDVIGEDAKKKASELKSSEILLLENLRFEKGETKNDENLAKELASMADVYINDAFGVCHRAHASVEAITKYFDNTNKGAGFLLQKEIEFASNLIKHPARPFVAVVGGSKVSGKLQALTNLLPKVDKLIIGGGMAFTFLKAQGYDIGNSLLEEDLIEEANKILLKGKNLGVKIYLPVDVTAAQTCSQEAVMKYTPVQEIPAGWMGLDIGPASVRLFKEALSDAQTIWWNGPMGVFEIDKFSKGSIKMSHYISESHATTVIGGGDTADVVARAGDADEMTFISTGGGASLELIEGKELPGVKPLTIKDNE, translated from the coding sequence ATGAGTAGTATTTTATCGATTAAAGATATTGATCTTGCAAAGAAAAAAGTATTTATTAGATGTGATTTTAATGTTCCTCAAGATGAGTTTTTAAATATTACCGATGATCGTCGTATTCGCTCGGCTATCCCTACTATAAGATATTGTTTAGACAATGGCTGTGCGGTTATTTTAGCTTCACATTTAGGGCGTCCAAAAGAAATAGCTTCAAAATACTCTTTAGAGCCAGTTGCAAAAAGACTTGCACGCTTAATGGCTAAAGATGTTATTATGGCTAAAGATGTTATAGGTGAAGATGCAAAGAAAAAAGCTAGCGAATTAAAATCAAGTGAAATTTTGCTTTTGGAAAATTTACGCTTTGAAAAGGGTGAAACTAAGAATGATGAAAACTTAGCCAAAGAACTTGCTTCTATGGCTGATGTTTATATTAATGATGCTTTTGGGGTTTGTCATAGAGCCCATGCTAGCGTTGAAGCTATTACAAAATACTTTGACAATACAAACAAAGGTGCGGGATTTTTACTCCAAAAAGAAATTGAATTTGCAAGCAATCTTATCAAACACCCTGCGCGTCCTTTTGTAGCTGTAGTAGGTGGTTCTAAAGTAAGTGGCAAATTACAAGCTTTGACTAACTTACTTCCAAAAGTAGATAAGCTCATCATAGGTGGAGGTATGGCCTTTACTTTCTTAAAAGCTCAAGGTTATGATATAGGAAATTCTCTCTTAGAAGAAGATTTAATTGAAGAAGCAAACAAAATCTTACTCAAAGGTAAAAATCTAGGGGTGAAAATTTATCTTCCTGTGGATGTTACAGCAGCACAAACTTGTTCTCAAGAAGCAGTAATGAAATACACTCCTGTACAAGAAATTCCCGCAGGTTGGATGGGGCTTGATATAGGTCCTGCTAGTGTAAGGTTGTTTAAAGAAGCACTTTCTGATGCTCAAACTATATGGTGGAATGGACCTATGGGGGTTTTTGAAATCGATAAATTCTCAAAAGGCAGCATTAAAATGAGCCATTATATTAGCGAATCTCATGCAACAACTGTAATAGGTGGTGGTGATACTGCTGATGTTGTAGCAAGAGCAGGTGATGCTGATGAGATGACTTTCATTTCAACCGGTGGTGGAGCATCATTAGAGCTTATAGAAGGAAAAGAACTTCCTGGAGTAAAACCTTTGACCATAAAGGATAATGAATGA
- a CDS encoding ATP-binding protein → MQISSYNSQNFSMDIKTKKGNHLSFSMYDKKEAKLDKDGNSASLSLRNQFGFSFSYSGTKLSQEEIEEIKEAVAKVQPQIDEFMKNSRVGTLKPKELITTAMKIGDALPEPKNEEHKKATLHELFNTMDKSLNKEMNKTNLEDIKKQIFQDSTKLLEEIWEQYNKQKEQKEEDNKEFGFYA, encoded by the coding sequence ATGCAAATTTCTAGCTACAATTCTCAAAATTTTTCTATGGATATTAAAACAAAAAAAGGCAATCATCTTTCTTTTTCTATGTATGATAAAAAAGAAGCAAAATTAGATAAAGATGGAAATTCAGCATCTTTAAGTTTAAGAAATCAATTTGGTTTTTCATTTTCATATAGCGGAACTAAACTTTCACAAGAAGAAATTGAAGAAATAAAAGAAGCAGTAGCCAAAGTACAACCTCAAATCGATGAATTTATGAAAAACTCAAGAGTTGGAACTTTAAAACCGAAAGAGCTCATTACCACTGCGATGAAAATTGGCGACGCCTTACCTGAACCAAAAAATGAAGAACATAAAAAAGCTACTTTACATGAGTTATTTAATACCATGGATAAGAGTTTAAATAAAGAAATGAATAAAACTAATCTTGAAGATATTAAAAAGCAAATTTTCCAAGATAGCACTAAATTACTAGAAGAAATTTGGGAACAATACAACAAACAAAAAGAACAAAAAGAAGAGGACAATAAAGAATTTGGATTTTATGCTTAA
- the nadD gene encoding nicotinate (nicotinamide) nucleotide adenylyltransferase — protein MKIALFGGSFDPPHLGHNAIVFNALANLELDKLIIMPTFISPFKQEFTANEQRRLKWCEMIWGGLEKVEICDFEIKKQRPVPSIESVDFLYEQYEISKFYLILGADHLQSLEKWHEFERLQNLVEFVVAKRDGIFIPKHFKTLDTKVNISSSFIRETLQTSQVCEQIKEEVKLYYSKFKNI, from the coding sequence ATGAAAATCGCACTTTTTGGTGGCAGTTTTGATCCACCCCATTTAGGGCATAATGCTATAGTCTTTAATGCACTAGCAAATTTAGAGCTTGATAAACTCATTATTATGCCAACTTTTATTAGCCCCTTTAAGCAAGAATTCACCGCAAATGAGCAAAGGCGCTTAAAATGGTGTGAGATGATTTGGGGAGGTTTGGAAAAAGTTGAAATTTGTGATTTTGAAATAAAAAAACAAAGACCCGTACCTAGTATAGAAAGTGTTGATTTTTTGTATGAGCAATATGAAATTTCTAAGTTTTATCTTATTTTGGGAGCTGATCATTTACAAAGTCTTGAAAAATGGCATGAATTTGAAAGATTGCAAAATTTGGTAGAATTTGTTGTAGCTAAAAGAGATGGTATTTTTATACCAAAACATTTTAAAACTTTAGATACTAAAGTAAATATCTCTTCTTCTTTTATAAGAGAAACCTTGCAAACATCACAAGTTTGTGAGCAAATCAAAGAAGAAGTTAAGCTTTATTATTCTAAATTTAAAAATATTTAA